One segment of Thermodesulfovibrionales bacterium DNA contains the following:
- a CDS encoding DUF3141 domain-containing protein codes for MKDVTKQAVQIQEISAKVTKLFQKRMQLAQERFNERVQAAYKEQIVDLVSKPTSPWEIWTNWLEYSTDFVQRSVLFWDTMRQRGNNAVEHERAGKPPVLHFEYE; via the coding sequence ATGAAAGACGTCACAAAGCAAGCAGTTCAAATTCAGGAGATATCAGCGAAGGTCACCAAGCTTTTCCAAAAGCGGATGCAGCTGGCCCAGGAACGGTTCAACGAACGCGTTCAGGCTGCCTACAAGGAGCAGATTGTCGACCTCGTTAGCAAGCCGACGTCTCCCTGGGAAATCTGGACGAACTGGCTCGAGTATTCTACGGACTTTGTGCAGCGTTCAGTCCTGTTCTGGGATACGATGCGACAGCGGGGAAATAATGCCGTCGAACACGAACGCGCAGGCAAGCCTCCTGTGCTGCACTTCGAGTATGAAA